The following are encoded together in the Holophagales bacterium genome:
- a CDS encoding (deoxy)nucleoside triphosphate pyrophosphohydrolase, whose translation MSGTLLVVAGAFVRDGLLLLTRRPEGGPLAGFWELPGGKVEADETPEAALAREWREELGVEVESSAPLTFASGAPNGRHVTLLVYLVRSLHGEPSPLGVAEILWTTPAEASRLPLLPADRPVVEQLASGGTARFAAPSVHEGTP comes from the coding sequence GTGAGCGGGACGCTCCTCGTCGTGGCCGGGGCGTTCGTCCGCGACGGCCTCCTCCTGCTGACCCGTCGCCCGGAGGGAGGCCCCCTCGCGGGGTTCTGGGAGCTTCCGGGAGGCAAGGTCGAGGCGGACGAGACTCCGGAAGCGGCGCTCGCCAGGGAGTGGCGCGAGGAGCTCGGGGTCGAGGTGGAGTCTTCCGCGCCCCTGACGTTCGCCTCCGGCGCTCCGAACGGGCGGCACGTCACGCTCCTCGTCTACCTCGTCCGCTCGCTGCACGGAGAGCCCTCGCCCCTCGGCGTCGCCGAGATCCTCTGGACGACGCCGGCGGAGGCTTCGCGGCTCCCCCTCCTGCCGGCCGACCGGCCCGTCGTCGAGCAGCTGGCGTCGGGCGGAACCGCCCGATTCGCGGCCCCCTCCGTCCACGAGGGCACACCGTGA
- a CDS encoding HlyC/CorC family transporter, translating into MNDTLLLVLYSVCLGASSFFSGSETALTTLSDAAVFRLKEKNHPQAARLERLRGHLPQTISTLLIGNNLVNIAAGSIGTVLAIEALGEKWGVVTATVATTLILLIFGEVTPKTLAARNSERVACLAAPVIELLVVLFSPLARLLSGIAGVLLRPFGGSASGPADVTEEDVKSLISLSHDQGQLASEEKDILHAVLAFGDSPVVDAMVPRAKMVLLPADATFEKVEAIGRVWRYSRLPVYRETPDDIVGILHVKDLFDVTDEEEKSFDVSRHLRPAIFIPEQKRSGDLFREMRRRRFHMAVVVDELGAVSGLVTLEDLVEQILGDIDDEHDEEADSPVIDGASILIEGSYPVASLERDLGLSLDEPEMETVAGFLLKRFGRIPRTGARTWLGDTEFVVERASPRAIERIRITKKARSPEEPEAEKA; encoded by the coding sequence GTGAACGACACGCTCCTCCTCGTTCTCTACTCCGTGTGCCTCGGAGCCTCGAGCTTCTTCTCGGGCTCGGAGACGGCCCTGACGACGCTCTCCGATGCGGCCGTCTTCCGTCTGAAGGAGAAGAATCACCCCCAGGCCGCCCGGCTCGAACGGCTCCGCGGCCATCTCCCCCAGACGATCAGCACTCTCCTCATCGGGAACAACCTCGTGAACATCGCGGCCGGATCGATCGGGACGGTCCTCGCCATCGAGGCCCTCGGCGAGAAGTGGGGGGTCGTGACGGCCACGGTCGCGACGACGCTCATCCTCCTCATCTTCGGCGAGGTGACACCGAAGACGCTCGCCGCCCGGAACTCCGAACGGGTCGCCTGCCTCGCGGCACCCGTCATCGAGCTCCTCGTCGTGCTCTTCTCGCCGCTCGCCAGGCTCCTCTCCGGCATCGCGGGCGTGCTCCTTCGGCCCTTCGGCGGAAGCGCTTCCGGCCCGGCCGACGTCACGGAGGAAGACGTGAAGAGCCTGATCTCGCTCTCGCACGACCAGGGGCAGCTCGCGAGCGAGGAGAAGGACATCCTCCACGCCGTCCTCGCATTCGGGGACAGCCCCGTCGTGGACGCGATGGTTCCGCGAGCCAAGATGGTCCTCCTTCCCGCGGACGCCACCTTCGAGAAGGTCGAGGCGATCGGGCGCGTCTGGAGATACAGCAGGCTCCCCGTCTATCGCGAAACCCCCGACGACATCGTCGGCATCCTCCACGTCAAGGACCTTTTCGACGTCACCGACGAGGAGGAGAAGAGCTTCGACGTTTCGCGCCACCTCCGGCCGGCGATCTTCATCCCGGAGCAGAAGCGCTCCGGCGACCTCTTCCGCGAGATGCGGCGCCGGCGCTTCCACATGGCCGTCGTCGTCGACGAGCTGGGGGCCGTCTCGGGGCTCGTGACGCTCGAGGACCTCGTCGAGCAGATCCTCGGGGACATCGACGACGAGCACGACGAGGAGGCCGACTCCCCCGTGATCGACGGCGCCTCCATCCTGATCGAGGGCTCGTACCCCGTCGCCTCGCTCGAACGGGATCTGGGGCTCTCCCTGGACGAGCCCGAGATGGAGACGGTGGCCGGATTCCTGCTGAAGAGGTTCGGGCGGATTCCCCGGACCGGCGCGCGGACGTGGCTCGGCGACACGGAGTTCGTCGTCGAGCGCGCCTCGCCGCGGGCCATCGAACGGATCCGCATCACCAAGAAGGCCCGGTCTCCCGAGGAGCCCGAGGCGGAAAAGGCCTGA
- a CDS encoding 2Fe-2S iron-sulfur cluster binding domain-containing protein — MPKVVFLDQGLRGELPEGITALEAAHRLGARISSICGGAGTCSTCRVECVVNPQNLSPTEPLEDAYDMGPGVRLGCQARILGDVGLRTVKIPRAVLS, encoded by the coding sequence ATGCCGAAGGTCGTCTTTCTCGACCAGGGACTCCGCGGGGAGCTGCCGGAGGGGATCACGGCCCTCGAGGCGGCGCACCGTCTCGGGGCCCGTATCTCCTCCATCTGCGGCGGGGCCGGGACCTGCTCCACCTGCCGTGTGGAGTGCGTCGTCAACCCGCAGAATCTCTCGCCCACCGAACCGCTCGAGGACGCGTACGACATGGGACCCGGGGTCCGCCTCGGCTGCCAGGCGCGGATCCTCGGGGACGTCGGGCTCCGGACCGTGAAGATCCCCCGGGCGGTGCTCTCCTGA
- the pgsA gene encoding CDP-diacylglycerol--glycerol-3-phosphate 3-phosphatidyltransferase translates to MLNLPNSLTLLRIFLVPLLVVVLLTRMPAKEYLALAVFLVAALTDLLDGWIARKFKKVTRLGMLLDPIADKILVSAALISLVDLQEADAWAVCIIVGREFAVSGLRSIAAGEQITIAASSLGKWKMGAQVVGISLMILGARLDDIGLWRMTGRAALYVMTVMAIVSGIDYFRKYLPPLLAKEVGRGPEAATEPGREG, encoded by the coding sequence GTGCTCAATCTCCCGAACTCCCTGACGCTCCTGCGGATCTTTCTCGTGCCGCTTCTCGTCGTCGTGTTGCTGACGCGGATGCCGGCCAAGGAGTACCTCGCGCTCGCCGTCTTCCTCGTGGCCGCCCTCACGGATCTGCTCGACGGCTGGATCGCGAGGAAGTTCAAGAAGGTGACGCGCCTCGGGATGCTCCTCGACCCGATCGCCGACAAGATCCTCGTTTCGGCCGCGCTCATCTCCCTCGTCGACCTCCAGGAGGCGGATGCCTGGGCGGTCTGCATCATCGTGGGCCGCGAGTTCGCCGTCTCCGGGCTGCGGTCCATCGCCGCGGGAGAGCAGATCACGATCGCCGCCTCGAGCCTCGGGAAGTGGAAGATGGGAGCCCAGGTCGTCGGCATCTCCCTCATGATCCTGGGCGCCCGGCTCGACGACATCGGCCTCTGGAGGATGACGGGGCGTGCCGCGCTCTACGTCATGACCGTGATGGCGATCGTCTCGGGCATCGACTACTTCCGCAAGTACCTGCCGCCCCTCCTGGCGAAGGAAGTGGGCCGGGGGCCGGAAGCCGCAACCGAACCGGGCCGCGAGGGCTAG
- a CDS encoding phosphoglucomutase/phosphomannomutase family protein has translation MTSPIAFGTDGWRARIGRELTFASAARVVDAVAAWSISPANDDPGDGRTLPIVHDTRFLSRELAAESAVRLASKGFRILLSDRPVPTPCASWHVKARGLRGGIAITASHNPPDWNGVKYKSWFGGSATSATYAAIAASADVPLPDRPGGAVETTDLLTPYAAAIAACVDLDAIRRAGLRVLWDPMHGAAGNLLASILGEGYPTRVTAIRSEINPSFGGVHPEPIPEHLGASVARLGSGTFDLALASDGDGDRLGVLAPDGAFVTPHRILALLAESLASRGKIGGGIAKTFSTSLLVDRVAARLGVPLHVTPIGFKWIAEKMLSGEVGIGGEESGGLGVSFFLPERDGVLSALLVLEAVAHSGLSFAALLARQDREYGAFAYGRRDVRLPMPVLRTFVDGLLASPPELRAGARVTAVETLDGVKLLLGERGWLLHRLSGTEPILRVYAEHEDPEMVRGLLAETGEALEAVQASMRT, from the coding sequence ATGACGTCTCCCATCGCCTTCGGCACGGACGGTTGGCGGGCCCGGATCGGCCGCGAACTGACCTTTGCGTCCGCCGCCCGCGTCGTCGACGCGGTTGCCGCGTGGAGCATCTCCCCCGCGAACGACGATCCGGGAGACGGCCGCACCCTCCCGATCGTCCACGACACCCGGTTCCTCTCCAGGGAGCTCGCCGCCGAGAGCGCCGTCCGCCTCGCGTCGAAGGGATTCCGGATCCTCCTCTCCGACCGCCCGGTCCCGACGCCCTGCGCCTCCTGGCACGTCAAGGCGCGCGGCCTGCGCGGCGGCATCGCGATCACGGCCTCGCACAACCCGCCCGACTGGAACGGCGTCAAGTACAAGTCGTGGTTCGGCGGGAGCGCCACCTCTGCCACGTACGCGGCGATCGCCGCCAGCGCCGACGTACCGCTCCCGGACCGGCCGGGGGGCGCCGTGGAGACGACGGACCTTCTCACCCCCTACGCCGCGGCGATCGCCGCGTGCGTCGACCTCGACGCGATCCGGCGCGCCGGCCTGAGGGTCCTCTGGGATCCGATGCACGGCGCCGCGGGAAACCTCCTCGCGTCGATCCTCGGCGAGGGATACCCGACGCGGGTGACGGCGATCCGGTCCGAGATCAATCCTTCCTTCGGCGGCGTCCACCCAGAGCCGATCCCCGAGCACCTCGGGGCCTCCGTGGCGCGCCTCGGGTCGGGAACCTTCGACCTGGCCCTCGCCAGCGACGGGGACGGCGACCGCCTCGGCGTCCTCGCGCCCGACGGCGCGTTCGTGACGCCCCACCGCATTCTCGCCCTCCTGGCAGAAAGCCTCGCGAGCCGGGGGAAGATCGGCGGCGGCATCGCGAAGACTTTCTCCACCTCGCTCCTCGTCGACCGGGTCGCGGCCAGGCTCGGAGTCCCCCTCCACGTCACGCCGATCGGCTTCAAGTGGATCGCCGAGAAGATGCTGTCGGGCGAGGTCGGCATCGGCGGCGAGGAATCGGGCGGGCTGGGCGTCTCATTCTTCCTCCCGGAGCGGGACGGCGTCCTCTCCGCCCTCCTCGTCCTCGAGGCGGTCGCCCACTCGGGCCTCTCGTTCGCCGCCCTCCTGGCCCGCCAGGATCGCGAGTACGGGGCGTTCGCATACGGTCGGCGCGACGTGCGGCTCCCGATGCCGGTCCTGAGGACGTTCGTCGACGGCCTCCTGGCCTCGCCCCCCGAGCTCCGGGCAGGAGCCCGCGTCACGGCGGTCGAGACCCTCGACGGCGTGAAGCTCCTCCTCGGCGAACGCGGGTGGCTGCTCCACCGGCTCTCGGGAACCGAGCCGATCCTGCGCGTCTACGCCGAGCACGAGGACCCGGAGATGGTGAGAGGGCTCCTCGCCGAGACCGGCGAGGCGCTCGAGGCGGTTCAGGCCTCCATGAGGACCTAG
- a CDS encoding lytic transglycosylase domain-containing protein translates to MMRWAVLCAAGGLLVVSGGLRADVKLIRKADGGAVIFNSIGSGWRIGGKSPSDAFLLARRDAATAFDDTIRRHAERERVDPRLVKSVMLVESNFNPKALSPKGARGLMQLMPGTARRYGVQNSWDPHENIRGGTAYLSDLLGMFDGDIVRTLAAYNAGEGAVQRYRGVPPYAETREYVRRAMLVYGGSSNMPVLSGGFKGLANTSARRVPASPVKLHRGGGQLLISNLGDLPSTGDRSPVLGRIAANR, encoded by the coding sequence ATGATGCGATGGGCCGTGCTCTGTGCCGCCGGTGGACTCCTCGTCGTTTCGGGAGGTCTCCGGGCGGACGTGAAGCTGATCCGCAAGGCGGACGGCGGCGCGGTCATCTTCAACAGCATCGGGAGCGGCTGGAGGATCGGCGGAAAGTCGCCGTCCGACGCTTTCCTCCTGGCCCGCCGCGACGCCGCGACGGCCTTCGACGACACGATCCGCCGGCACGCCGAGCGCGAGCGGGTCGATCCCCGCCTCGTCAAGAGCGTCATGCTCGTGGAGTCGAACTTCAACCCGAAGGCGCTTTCCCCGAAGGGGGCGCGCGGGCTGATGCAGCTGATGCCCGGCACCGCGCGCCGCTACGGTGTCCAGAACTCCTGGGACCCCCACGAGAACATCCGGGGCGGCACGGCGTACCTCTCCGACCTGCTCGGGATGTTCGACGGCGACATCGTCCGCACCCTCGCGGCCTACAACGCCGGCGAGGGTGCGGTGCAGCGTTACCGGGGCGTTCCGCCCTACGCCGAGACCCGGGAGTACGTGCGGCGCGCGATGCTCGTCTACGGCGGGAGTAGCAACATGCCCGTTCTCTCGGGCGGTTTCAAGGGCCTCGCAAACACTTCCGCTCGCCGGGTCCCGGCGTCGCCGGTGAAGCTCCATCGGGGCGGGGGTCAGCTTCTCATCTCGAACCTCGGCGACCTCCCCTCCACGGGAGACCGGTCGCCGGTCCTCGGACGCATCGCGGCGAACCGATGA
- the alaS gene encoding alanine--tRNA ligase codes for MTTPSDWTSRKVRETFLSYFEEKGHRRVASSSLVPAEDPTLLFTNAGMNQFKDVFLGRESRPYVRAASAQKCVRAGGKHNDLDNVGYTARHHTFFEMLGNFSFGDYFKEEAIAFAWELVTERYGFEPKRLWATVYTDDDEAAKLWQQYLPAGRILRFGEKDNFWSMGDTGPCGPCSELHVDQGPHVPGDDTPNGRGDRIMEIWNLVFMQFERDGDGKTTPLPKPSVDTGAGLERITALLTGKNNNFDTDLFTPLIQKVEAISGKSYRGGMVAEDAPFRVIADHLRAATMLIADGVMPGNTGRGYVLRRILRRAARYGRRLGIEGPELCGLVDPVFDVFEGIYFGDPHRTLKGEIRELVRSEELSFARTMSAGADRVGEAISEARRKEETSLSGPAVFRFYDTYGIPFELIEDLAQDEGLTLDRAGFEKELEVARERSKGASKFEADDALLPEELADPSWETSFRGYAEDDFVRLEGARALGLFALPGGVPLPVAELPAGAEGLLVTDRTVFYPEGGGEVSDTGSVTWPGGRAAVTSARRSANGRLIQHHVKVEEGTILRGAVLTLEVPEWTRRRVQANHTGTHLLHAALRKVLGDSVRQMGSLVAPERLRFDYAATRPTTAAEILEVERLVNEAVLRDSPVSKEVTSMDEARSKGAMMFFGEKYGERVRVVDVPGVSTELCGGCHVGRTGEIGAFKVLSDRGLAAGVRRIEAITSLGAVERLTRDEHLLGELSEVAQVPLEDLPGKLREVLGRLRDGEKEIARLKVQLASGSGAGSGASEDEGLVDVAGFKVLARRVPSLPVNELRNLADTFRGKLKSGVVLLGTETDGKVTLLAAVTADLVSRVSADDLAKAMAPVVGGRGGGKADLAQAGGKDPEKIEAALEAGLDRVREQLGGTA; via the coding sequence ATGACGACCCCCTCTGACTGGACCTCCCGCAAGGTCCGCGAGACGTTCCTTTCGTACTTCGAGGAGAAGGGGCACCGGCGCGTCGCCTCCTCTTCCCTCGTCCCGGCCGAAGACCCGACCCTTCTCTTCACGAACGCCGGGATGAACCAGTTCAAGGACGTCTTCCTGGGACGGGAGAGCCGTCCGTACGTCCGCGCCGCGTCCGCCCAGAAGTGCGTGAGGGCCGGCGGCAAGCACAACGACCTCGACAACGTCGGGTACACGGCGAGACATCACACGTTCTTCGAGATGCTCGGGAACTTCTCGTTCGGCGACTACTTCAAGGAGGAGGCGATCGCCTTCGCCTGGGAGCTCGTGACCGAACGGTACGGCTTCGAGCCGAAGCGCCTCTGGGCGACCGTCTACACCGACGACGACGAGGCCGCCAAGCTCTGGCAGCAGTACCTGCCGGCGGGGCGGATCCTGCGCTTCGGCGAGAAGGACAACTTCTGGTCGATGGGCGATACCGGGCCCTGCGGCCCCTGCTCCGAGCTCCACGTCGACCAGGGGCCGCACGTGCCGGGAGACGACACGCCGAACGGCCGGGGCGACCGGATCATGGAGATATGGAACCTCGTCTTCATGCAGTTCGAGAGGGACGGCGACGGGAAGACGACGCCCCTGCCGAAGCCCTCGGTCGACACCGGCGCCGGCCTCGAGCGGATCACGGCCCTCCTGACGGGGAAGAACAACAACTTCGACACGGACCTCTTCACGCCGCTCATCCAGAAGGTCGAGGCGATCTCCGGGAAGTCCTACCGCGGCGGGATGGTGGCCGAGGACGCCCCGTTCCGCGTCATCGCGGACCACCTCCGCGCGGCGACGATGCTCATCGCGGACGGCGTCATGCCGGGGAACACCGGCCGCGGCTACGTCCTCAGGCGAATCCTCCGCCGGGCGGCCCGCTACGGGCGGCGCCTCGGCATCGAGGGGCCCGAGCTCTGCGGCCTCGTCGACCCGGTGTTCGACGTGTTCGAGGGGATCTACTTCGGCGACCCCCACCGGACGCTGAAGGGCGAGATCCGGGAGCTGGTCCGCTCCGAGGAGCTGAGCTTCGCCCGGACGATGTCCGCCGGGGCCGACCGGGTCGGGGAGGCGATCAGCGAGGCGCGGCGGAAGGAGGAGACGAGCCTTTCGGGCCCGGCCGTCTTCCGCTTCTACGACACGTACGGCATCCCGTTCGAGCTGATCGAGGACCTGGCGCAGGACGAAGGGCTCACCCTCGACCGCGCGGGTTTCGAGAAGGAGCTCGAGGTGGCGCGCGAGCGCTCCAAGGGGGCTTCGAAGTTCGAAGCGGACGACGCGCTGCTCCCGGAGGAGCTGGCCGACCCGTCCTGGGAGACCAGTTTCCGCGGCTACGCCGAAGACGACTTCGTCCGTCTCGAGGGAGCCCGGGCGCTCGGCCTCTTCGCCCTTCCCGGCGGGGTTCCTCTGCCGGTTGCCGAGCTGCCCGCGGGCGCTGAAGGACTTCTCGTCACCGACCGCACCGTCTTCTACCCCGAAGGAGGCGGCGAGGTCTCCGACACCGGCTCCGTCACCTGGCCTGGCGGCAGGGCGGCCGTGACCTCCGCGCGAAGGTCGGCGAACGGGCGGCTCATTCAGCACCACGTGAAGGTCGAGGAAGGGACGATCCTGCGCGGCGCGGTGCTGACACTCGAGGTTCCCGAGTGGACCCGGCGCCGGGTCCAGGCGAACCACACCGGCACGCACCTCCTCCACGCGGCGCTGCGGAAGGTCCTCGGCGATTCGGTACGGCAGATGGGCTCTCTCGTCGCCCCCGAGCGCCTTCGGTTCGACTACGCCGCCACGCGCCCGACGACCGCCGCCGAGATTCTCGAGGTCGAGCGGCTCGTCAACGAGGCGGTCCTCCGGGACTCTCCCGTCTCCAAGGAAGTGACCTCGATGGACGAGGCGCGCTCGAAGGGCGCGATGATGTTCTTCGGAGAGAAGTACGGCGAGAGGGTCCGCGTGGTCGACGTGCCGGGCGTCTCGACGGAGCTCTGCGGCGGCTGCCACGTCGGCCGGACCGGGGAGATCGGCGCTTTCAAGGTCCTTTCCGACCGCGGCCTCGCCGCCGGGGTACGCCGCATCGAAGCGATCACGTCTCTCGGGGCCGTGGAACGCCTGACGCGCGACGAGCATCTCCTGGGCGAGCTGTCCGAGGTGGCACAGGTGCCGCTCGAGGATCTCCCCGGCAAGCTGCGCGAGGTTCTCGGCCGCCTCAGGGACGGGGAGAAGGAGATCGCCAGGCTCAAGGTCCAGCTCGCCTCGGGCTCCGGCGCGGGTTCGGGAGCGTCGGAAGACGAGGGGCTCGTGGATGTGGCCGGGTTCAAGGTCCTCGCCCGGCGCGTCCCGTCCCTTCCCGTCAACGAGCTGAGGAACCTGGCCGATACCTTCAGGGGCAAGCTGAAGAGCGGTGTCGTCCTTCTCGGGACCGAGACCGACGGAAAAGTCACGCTGCTGGCGGCCGTCACGGCCGACCTGGTCTCCCGCGTCTCGGCCGACGACCTCGCGAAGGCGATGGCGCCGGTCGTCGGCGGAAGAGGGGGAGGCAAGGCGGACCTCGCCCAGGCGGGAGGAAAGGACCCCGAGAAGATCGAGGCGGCCCTCGAGGCCGGACTCGACAGGGTCAGGGAGCAGCTGGGAGGGACGGCCTGA
- a CDS encoding regulatory protein RecX, whose product MSEEARRRPRRDCRTAALAFLGRRAHPRRELERKLLRAGHEAAEVARTLDLLGGAGLLDEAATAVELARTEASRGRGNRRVSASLRARGVGEADAARAVAGVGGEDETARLRAALAKKSRSLGEGLTPVSRSRKLFDHLVRRGFDPGAVRDALREKGDPTDDDPL is encoded by the coding sequence CTGAGCGAAGAAGCGCGCCGCCGTCCGCGCCGGGACTGCCGGACGGCGGCGCTCGCGTTTCTGGGCCGCCGCGCGCACCCGAGGCGCGAGCTGGAGAGGAAGCTCCTCCGCGCGGGGCACGAGGCGGCGGAGGTCGCCCGCACGCTGGACCTGCTCGGGGGCGCCGGACTCCTCGACGAGGCGGCGACGGCGGTGGAGCTGGCCCGGACGGAGGCGTCCCGCGGCCGCGGAAACCGCCGCGTCTCGGCCTCGCTCAGGGCCCGTGGCGTCGGAGAGGCGGACGCGGCGCGGGCCGTGGCCGGCGTCGGGGGAGAGGACGAGACGGCCCGCCTCCGGGCCGCCCTCGCGAAGAAGAGCCGGAGCCTCGGGGAAGGTTTGACGCCCGTTTCGAGGTCGAGGAAACTCTTCGACCATCTCGTGCGCCGTGGCTTCGACCCCGGGGCCGTTCGCGATGCGCTCCGAGAGAAAGGCGACCCCACGGATGACGACCCCCTCTGA
- a CDS encoding type IV pilus twitching motility protein PilT: MHINDLLKIAVERKASDLHLKVGAHPIIRVDGDLIPLVDMKRLMQEDTIAMAFSIMSSRQKEKFKNNFEIDIAYSVPGLGRFRCNIFQQRGTVGLVCRVIPARILTVRDLLLPPIIEKICEETRGLILVTGTTGSGKSTSLAAMIDFINATRAEHIMTVEDPVEFLHRDKKSIVNQRELEVDTRSFSSALRASLRQDPDVILVGEMRDFETVETALVAAETGHLVLSTLHTMDATETINRIIAVFPPHQQKQIRLQLSAVLKAVVSMRLLPRADGLGRVPAVEVLIATNYIRDCIENKEKTKYIVDAIKAGTSQYGMQTFDQSLYQLYRSGLITLDEAIRRSTNPNEFKLRIQGVQSTSDLSQEVMDGALEAPDKMNPLGEESPFDFSNQP, from the coding sequence ATGCACATCAACGACCTCCTCAAGATCGCGGTCGAGCGCAAGGCCTCGGACCTCCACCTGAAGGTCGGCGCCCACCCGATCATCCGTGTCGACGGCGACCTGATTCCGCTCGTCGACATGAAGCGGCTCATGCAGGAAGACACGATCGCGATGGCGTTCTCGATCATGTCCTCGAGGCAGAAAGAGAAGTTCAAGAACAACTTCGAGATCGACATCGCGTACTCGGTGCCCGGCCTCGGCCGCTTCCGCTGCAACATCTTCCAGCAGCGCGGCACCGTGGGCCTCGTCTGCCGCGTCATTCCGGCCCGGATCCTGACCGTCCGCGACCTGCTCCTGCCGCCGATCATCGAGAAGATCTGCGAGGAGACCCGCGGCCTGATCCTCGTCACCGGGACGACCGGCTCGGGCAAGTCGACGAGCCTCGCGGCGATGATCGACTTCATCAACGCGACGCGGGCCGAGCACATCATGACGGTCGAGGACCCGGTCGAGTTCCTCCACCGCGACAAGAAGTCGATCGTGAACCAGCGCGAGCTGGAGGTCGACACGCGGTCGTTCTCCTCCGCGCTTCGCGCCTCCCTCCGGCAGGACCCCGACGTCATCCTCGTGGGCGAGATGCGCGACTTCGAGACGGTCGAGACGGCCCTCGTCGCGGCCGAGACGGGCCACCTCGTCCTCTCGACGCTCCACACGATGGACGCGACGGAGACGATCAACCGGATCATCGCCGTCTTCCCGCCTCACCAGCAGAAGCAGATCCGCCTCCAGCTCTCGGCCGTCCTGAAGGCCGTCGTCTCCATGCGCCTCCTCCCGCGCGCCGACGGCCTCGGCCGCGTCCCGGCCGTCGAGGTCCTCATCGCCACGAACTACATCCGGGACTGCATCGAGAACAAGGAAAAGACGAAGTACATCGTCGACGCCATCAAGGCGGGCACGTCGCAGTACGGGATGCAGACCTTCGACCAGTCGCTCTACCAGCTCTACCGGTCGGGGCTCATCACGCTCGACGAGGCGATCCGCCGGTCGACGAACCCGAACGAGTTCAAGCTCAGGATCCAGGGCGTCCAGTCGACGTCGGACCTCTCGCAGGAGGTCATGGACGGGGCCCTGGAAGCGCCGGACAAGATGAACCCGCTGGGGGAGGAGTCGCCGTTCGACTTCTCCAACCAGCCGTAG
- a CDS encoding nucleotidyltransferase family protein, which translates to MPFQTNRIAAVLLAAGASSRFGSPKMLADVSGEPLVRRVARSFVEAGFAEVAVVLAPGAGDVAAALEGLGIVTVTNPRPEDGMLSSVQAGLSTLSSGCGRVALSPADLPGLTAPVLRRLLASLPPATSLGVAVPAGNGRRGHPLVIPAALVPRILSWEPGRRLSDLLREPDVQVIEVPGFGTEILHDVDVPSDLAAALR; encoded by the coding sequence ATGCCATTCCAGACCAACAGGATTGCCGCGGTCCTCCTGGCGGCGGGCGCCTCGAGTCGTTTCGGGAGCCCGAAAATGCTCGCGGACGTCTCGGGAGAGCCCCTCGTCCGCCGGGTGGCGCGTTCTTTCGTCGAGGCCGGCTTCGCCGAGGTGGCTGTCGTTCTCGCCCCAGGTGCCGGCGACGTCGCCGCCGCGCTCGAAGGCCTCGGGATCGTCACCGTTACCAACCCTCGGCCCGAAGACGGGATGCTCTCCTCTGTACAGGCGGGACTGTCGACTCTCTCGTCCGGGTGCGGCCGGGTCGCGCTGTCGCCTGCCGACCTCCCCGGCCTCACTGCGCCCGTCCTGCGCCGCCTGCTCGCGAGCCTTCCTCCGGCGACCTCCCTCGGCGTCGCCGTTCCGGCCGGAAACGGCCGGCGCGGGCACCCCCTCGTCATCCCCGCGGCCCTCGTGCCGCGGATCCTCTCCTGGGAACCCGGCCGGCGCCTCTCGGACCTCCTTCGGGAGCCGGACGTCCAGGTCATCGAGGTCCCCGGCTTCGGCACGGAGATCCTTCACGACGTGGACGTCCCGTCCGACCTCGCGGCTGCCCTTCGCTGA